One window of the Paraburkholderia sp. PGU19 genome contains the following:
- the metH gene encoding methionine synthase, translated as MTDHTMRLSGLEPFNVTSGTLFINVGERTNVTGSKAFARMILNGQFDEALAVARQQVENGAQVIDVNMDEAMLDSKAAMVRFMNLIASEPDIARVPIMIDSSKWEVIEAGLKCVQGKAIVNSISLKEGEESFRHHANLIRRYGAAAVVMAFDEQGQADTFKRKTEICKRSYDILVNEVGFPPEDIIFDPNIFAIATGIEEHNNYAVDFIEATRWIKQNLPYAKVSGGVSNVSFSFRGNDPVREAIHTVFLYHAIQAGMDMGIVNAGQLGVYADLDAELRERVEDVVLNRRDDGTDRLLESADKFKTGAAKKEENLEWRNQPVEKRLAHALVHGITNFIVEDTEEARAKIMDGGGRPINVIEGPLMDGMNVVGDLFGQGKMFLPQVVKSARVMKQAVAHLIPFIEEEKRQLAEAGGDVRAKGKIVIATVKGDVHDIGKNIVSVVLQCNNFEVVNMGVMVPCNEILAKAKVEGADIIGLSGLITPSLEEMAYVASEMQRDDYFRVKKIPLLIGGATTSRVHTAVKIAPHYEGPVVYVPDASRSVSVASNLLSDEGATKYLDELKSDYDRIRDQHANKKALPLVTLAEARANKAKIDWSAYQPVKPKFIGRRVFKNFDLNELANYIDWGPFFQTWDLAGPYPAILNDEIVGESARRVFSDAKSMLARLIQGRWLTANGVIALLPANTVNDDDIEIYTDESRTEVALTWRNVRQQSVRPVVDGVMRPNRSLADFIAPKDSGVADYIGMFAVTAGLGVDVKEKQFEQDHDDYSAIMLKALADRFAEAFAEAMHARVRRDLWGYAQSETLSNEELIGEKYRGIRPAPGYPACPDHLVKRDMFDVLQAGEIGMTVTESLAMLPAASVSGFYLAHPDSTYFSVGKIGQDQLEDYAQRMSLSKADAQRALAPLL; from the coding sequence ATGACCGATCACACGATGCGCCTTTCCGGCCTCGAGCCGTTCAACGTCACTTCGGGGACGCTCTTCATCAACGTTGGCGAACGCACCAACGTGACGGGCTCGAAGGCATTCGCGCGGATGATTCTGAACGGCCAGTTCGACGAGGCGCTGGCCGTCGCGCGCCAGCAGGTCGAGAACGGCGCGCAGGTCATCGACGTCAACATGGACGAAGCGATGCTCGATTCGAAAGCGGCGATGGTGCGCTTCATGAATCTGATCGCGTCGGAGCCGGACATCGCGCGCGTGCCGATCATGATCGACTCGTCGAAGTGGGAAGTGATCGAAGCGGGCCTGAAGTGCGTGCAGGGCAAGGCGATCGTCAACTCGATCTCGCTGAAGGAAGGCGAAGAGAGCTTCCGCCATCACGCGAACCTGATTCGCCGCTATGGCGCGGCAGCCGTCGTGATGGCGTTCGACGAGCAGGGCCAGGCCGACACGTTCAAGCGCAAGACGGAAATCTGCAAGCGCTCGTACGACATTCTCGTCAATGAAGTCGGCTTCCCGCCTGAAGACATCATCTTCGATCCGAACATCTTCGCGATCGCGACGGGTATCGAAGAGCACAACAACTACGCCGTCGACTTCATCGAAGCGACGCGCTGGATCAAGCAGAACCTGCCGTATGCGAAGGTGAGCGGCGGCGTGTCGAACGTGTCGTTCTCGTTCCGCGGCAATGACCCGGTGCGCGAAGCGATCCATACCGTGTTCCTCTACCACGCCATTCAGGCAGGCATGGACATGGGCATCGTCAACGCCGGTCAGCTGGGCGTGTACGCGGACCTCGACGCCGAACTGCGCGAGCGCGTCGAAGACGTCGTGCTGAATCGCCGCGACGACGGCACCGACCGTCTGCTCGAAAGCGCCGACAAGTTCAAGACGGGCGCAGCGAAGAAAGAAGAGAACCTCGAGTGGCGCAATCAGCCCGTCGAGAAGCGTCTCGCGCATGCGCTCGTGCATGGCATCACGAACTTCATCGTCGAAGACACGGAAGAAGCGCGCGCGAAGATCATGGACGGCGGCGGCCGTCCGATCAACGTGATCGAAGGCCCGCTGATGGACGGCATGAACGTCGTCGGCGATCTGTTCGGCCAGGGGAAAATGTTTCTGCCGCAAGTCGTGAAGTCGGCACGCGTGATGAAGCAGGCCGTGGCTCACCTGATTCCGTTCATCGAAGAAGAGAAGCGCCAGCTCGCCGAAGCGGGCGGCGACGTGCGCGCGAAAGGCAAGATCGTCATCGCGACCGTGAAGGGCGACGTGCACGATATCGGCAAGAACATCGTCTCCGTGGTGCTTCAGTGCAATAACTTCGAAGTGGTCAACATGGGCGTGATGGTCCCGTGCAACGAGATTCTCGCGAAGGCGAAGGTCGAAGGCGCGGACATCATCGGGCTGTCGGGTCTGATCACGCCGTCGCTCGAAGAAATGGCCTACGTCGCGTCGGAAATGCAGCGCGACGACTACTTCCGCGTGAAGAAGATTCCGCTGCTGATCGGTGGCGCGACGACTTCGCGCGTGCATACCGCCGTGAAGATCGCGCCGCATTACGAAGGCCCTGTCGTGTACGTGCCGGATGCGTCGCGCTCGGTGTCGGTCGCGTCGAACCTGTTGTCCGACGAAGGCGCGACGAAGTATCTCGACGAACTGAAGTCCGACTACGACCGCATCCGCGATCAGCACGCTAACAAGAAGGCGCTGCCGCTCGTCACGCTCGCAGAAGCGCGCGCGAACAAGGCGAAGATCGACTGGAGCGCCTATCAGCCGGTGAAACCGAAGTTCATCGGCCGCCGCGTGTTCAAGAACTTCGATCTGAACGAACTCGCGAACTATATCGACTGGGGCCCGTTCTTCCAGACGTGGGATCTCGCAGGTCCGTATCCCGCGATTCTGAACGACGAGATCGTCGGCGAATCGGCGCGGCGCGTGTTCTCGGATGCGAAGTCGATGCTCGCGCGCCTGATCCAGGGCCGCTGGCTGACGGCGAACGGCGTGATCGCGCTGTTGCCCGCCAACACGGTCAACGACGACGACATCGAAATCTACACGGACGAGTCGCGCACCGAAGTCGCGCTGACGTGGCGCAACGTGCGTCAGCAAAGCGTGCGCCCCGTGGTGGACGGCGTGATGCGCCCGAACCGCTCGCTTGCCGACTTCATCGCGCCGAAGGACTCGGGCGTGGCCGACTACATCGGCATGTTCGCGGTCACGGCGGGTCTCGGCGTCGACGTGAAGGAAAAGCAGTTCGAGCAGGATCACGACGACTACAGCGCGATCATGCTGAAGGCGCTCGCCGACCGTTTCGCGGAAGCGTTCGCCGAAGCGATGCACGCACGCGTGCGCCGGGACCTGTGGGGTTACGCGCAGAGCGAAACCCTATCGAACGAAGAACTGATCGGCGAGAAGTATCGCGGTATCCGTCCCGCGCCGGGCTATCCGGCGTGCCCGGATCACCTCGTCAAGCGCGACATGTTCGACGTCCTGCAAGCGGGCGAAATCGGCATGACCGTCACGGAATCGCTCGCGATGCTGCCTGCGGCGAGCGTCTCCGGTTTCTATCTCGCGCATCCCGACAGCACGTATTTCTCGGTGGGCAAGATCGGCCAGGATCAGCTGGAGGACTACGCGCAACGCATGTCGCTGTCGAAGGCGGATGCCCAACGCGCGCTCGCGCCGTTGCTGTAA